One Cryobacterium psychrophilum DNA segment encodes these proteins:
- a CDS encoding beta-phosphoglucomutase family hydrolase, whose translation MTSLPPLWSDPVRSEPVRSDPVLYDAVIFDLDGVVTDTAAVHARAWQTLFDEVLPALAGGAGHPFDPKDDYLRYVDGRPREDGIRTFLASRGIQLLEDGPTGPGAPHTVAGLAARKQTIFDAILAAEGVVVFEDALALARRLRGLHIATAIATSSRNSVQILEAAGATGAFDVCVDGTDAIRLVMPGKPNPALFLEAARRLGVTPARAAVLEDAVAGVEAAQRGGFGLIVGVDRTGSTDRLRAAGADIVLADLGQLDLAARRENRNPWLLRYDGFDPAAEGVREALCTLGNGFWGTRGAAPERDADEVHYPGTYLAGVYNRLSSVIDNETREDEHMVNAPNWLPLHFRVAGGEWLHPGSADLNGYWQELDLKRATLTRYMSFRDRSGRTTSVTSRRFVSQTAPHVAVLETTFEAVNWSGVLEIRSALDGRVANRNVAADRSLDGQHLVARGARGVGDETILLEVETSQSGIHISLAARTRVFEGGRRREPRRDTVIEHGWVAHAFDLDVHRGRPVRVEKLVVVSTSRDRAIASPTTAVLTWLERLPEPADLRAAHEREWHVLWKEFAVRLDSGQRSSLALNLNTFHVLQTVAAVDADLDAGVPARGLHGEGYRGHVFWDEMFVYPVLTLRRPDLSLAMLGYRYRRLGEARAAARQLGHAGAMFPWQSGIDGREVTPNALFNPRTGQWMPDHSHRQRHVGLAIAYSVWQYYQSTGDIGFLIHQGAELLIEVARFFSDLAILDEGADRYDVSGVMGPDEFHDGPPGNPGAGLRNNTYTNVMVAWTLSRAVETVALLRTHHCTPLWNRLRLHPEEVDRWDRIRRRLRVVFHADGILSQFDGYEALPEFEWEAYRARYGSLGRLDLILNAEGDSTNNYRLAKQADVLMLLYLFSAEELRGLLHDMGYAFPPETVVRTVDFYRARSTHGSTLSSVVHSWVEARRDRAQSWNFLLQALECDLGDVQTGSTHEGIHLGAMAGSVDMIVRCYTGLEIRNDMLWLHPALPDELGSVDFMINYREQPLRLHLTPGTLRLHLLPGGVTPIRVRVEGQKATLSPGQTRSFALG comes from the coding sequence GTGACATCCCTCCCTCCCCTATGGTCGGATCCGGTGCGGTCGGAACCGGTGCGCTCGGACCCGGTCCTCTACGACGCGGTGATCTTCGACCTTGACGGTGTCGTGACCGACACCGCTGCCGTGCACGCGCGGGCGTGGCAGACGCTCTTCGACGAGGTGCTGCCGGCCCTGGCCGGCGGAGCGGGGCATCCGTTCGATCCGAAGGACGACTACCTGCGGTACGTCGACGGGCGTCCGCGGGAAGACGGCATTCGCACATTCCTGGCCTCGAGGGGAATACAGCTGCTGGAGGACGGGCCGACAGGCCCGGGCGCACCCCACACCGTGGCCGGGCTGGCCGCCCGCAAGCAAACCATCTTCGACGCCATCCTGGCCGCCGAGGGCGTCGTCGTGTTCGAGGACGCCCTGGCCCTGGCCCGCCGGTTGCGGGGATTGCATATTGCCACTGCCATCGCGACCTCCAGCCGCAACAGCGTCCAGATCCTCGAGGCAGCGGGCGCCACAGGTGCGTTCGACGTGTGTGTCGACGGCACCGATGCCATTCGGCTGGTCATGCCAGGAAAGCCGAACCCGGCACTGTTTCTCGAAGCCGCCCGGCGGCTCGGCGTGACTCCGGCCCGCGCCGCCGTGCTGGAAGACGCCGTTGCGGGCGTCGAGGCCGCCCAACGTGGCGGCTTCGGGCTCATCGTCGGAGTCGACCGCACGGGCTCGACCGATCGCCTGCGGGCGGCCGGCGCCGATATCGTGCTCGCAGACCTCGGGCAGCTCGACCTGGCCGCCCGTCGTGAGAACCGGAATCCGTGGCTGCTGCGCTACGACGGGTTCGACCCGGCAGCCGAGGGCGTAAGGGAGGCGCTCTGCACGCTGGGCAACGGGTTTTGGGGCACCCGAGGAGCCGCCCCGGAGCGCGACGCCGACGAGGTGCACTATCCGGGGACCTATCTCGCGGGCGTCTACAACCGGTTGAGCAGCGTTATCGACAACGAAACCCGCGAAGACGAGCACATGGTGAACGCGCCGAACTGGCTGCCCCTGCATTTTCGGGTCGCCGGCGGGGAATGGCTGCACCCGGGCAGCGCAGACCTCAACGGATACTGGCAGGAGCTCGACCTCAAACGTGCCACGCTCACCCGGTACATGAGCTTCCGAGACCGAAGCGGCCGCACGACCAGTGTGACGTCGCGCCGATTCGTGTCCCAGACCGCACCGCACGTTGCCGTGCTCGAGACGACGTTCGAGGCGGTGAACTGGTCGGGGGTGCTCGAAATCCGTTCGGCCCTCGACGGGCGCGTCGCCAACCGTAATGTGGCCGCCGATCGGTCACTGGACGGGCAGCATCTCGTGGCGCGCGGAGCGCGCGGCGTCGGAGACGAGACCATCCTGCTCGAAGTGGAAACCAGCCAGTCCGGTATCCATATCTCGCTCGCCGCTCGCACCCGGGTATTCGAGGGCGGACGGCGACGCGAACCGCGGCGGGACACAGTGATCGAGCACGGCTGGGTCGCGCACGCCTTCGACCTGGACGTGCACCGGGGCCGCCCGGTACGGGTGGAGAAGCTCGTCGTGGTCAGCACTTCCCGGGACCGGGCCATCGCCTCCCCCACAACGGCGGTGCTGACCTGGCTTGAGCGCCTGCCCGAGCCCGCGGATTTGCGGGCAGCGCACGAGCGCGAATGGCACGTGCTGTGGAAAGAGTTCGCCGTTCGCCTCGATTCCGGCCAAAGGTCCTCACTCGCGCTCAATCTCAACACCTTCCATGTGCTCCAAACCGTGGCAGCTGTGGATGCCGACCTCGACGCCGGCGTGCCGGCGCGCGGCCTGCACGGCGAGGGCTACCGCGGCCACGTCTTCTGGGACGAGATGTTCGTCTACCCCGTTCTCACCCTGCGTCGCCCCGACCTGAGCCTGGCGATGCTCGGCTACCGCTACCGTCGTTTGGGCGAGGCGAGGGCCGCCGCCCGGCAGCTCGGGCACGCCGGGGCCATGTTTCCCTGGCAGAGCGGCATCGACGGGCGCGAAGTCACCCCGAATGCGCTTTTCAACCCGCGGACCGGCCAGTGGATGCCCGACCACTCCCACCGGCAGCGGCACGTGGGCCTGGCGATTGCCTACAGCGTCTGGCAGTACTACCAGTCGACCGGCGACATCGGCTTTCTCATTCATCAAGGCGCGGAGCTGCTCATCGAGGTCGCCCGGTTCTTCTCCGACCTCGCGATCCTCGACGAGGGCGCCGACCGTTACGACGTGTCAGGAGTGATGGGCCCGGACGAGTTCCACGACGGACCGCCGGGCAACCCGGGCGCCGGGTTGCGAAACAATACCTACACAAACGTCATGGTGGCCTGGACGCTGAGCCGCGCCGTCGAGACCGTAGCCCTGCTGAGAACACACCACTGCACTCCGCTCTGGAACCGGCTGCGGCTGCACCCGGAAGAGGTCGACCGGTGGGACCGGATCCGTCGTCGACTTCGAGTGGTCTTTCACGCCGACGGGATTCTGAGCCAATTCGACGGTTACGAGGCCTTGCCTGAATTCGAGTGGGAAGCATATCGGGCCCGGTATGGCTCCCTCGGCCGCCTCGACCTCATCCTCAATGCGGAGGGTGATAGCACCAACAACTACCGACTGGCCAAGCAGGCAGATGTACTGATGCTCCTCTACCTGTTCTCCGCGGAGGAGCTTCGCGGGCTGCTGCACGACATGGGCTATGCCTTTCCGCCGGAGACGGTGGTGCGCACCGTTGATTTCTACCGCGCTCGGTCGACGCACGGATCCACCCTGAGCAGCGTCGTGCATTCCTGGGTGGAGGCCCGACGCGACCGGGCGCAGTCGTGGAACTTTCTCCTGCAGGCCCTCGAGTGCGACCTCGGCGATGTGCAGACCGGAAGTACACACGAAGGCATCCACTTGGGCGCGATGGCCGGTTCGGTCGATATGATCGTGCGCTGCTACACCGGGCTCGAGATCCGCAACGACATGCTGTGGCTGCACCCGGCGCTGCCCGACGAGTTGGGCTCGGTTGATTTCATGATCAACTACCGCGAACAACCCCTTCGGCTGCACCTCACGCCCGGTACCCTGCGGCTGCATCTGCTCCCCGGCGGTGTAACGCCCATCCGGGTGAGGGTGGAGGGCCAGAAGGCCACACTGTCACCCGGACAGACACGGAGCTTCGCTCTGGGGTAG